The Mercurialis annua linkage group LG8, ddMerAnnu1.2, whole genome shotgun sequence genome window below encodes:
- the LOC126659919 gene encoding inactive receptor-like serine/threonine-protein kinase At2g40270 isoform X2, which yields MEKKNWKFSRFGVLILFLLCQNLILCYSLHDEGLALLKFKEKIKSDPFGGLKNWKNDKDGVLDHCSWFGVECSEGKVIMLNLKDLCLGGTLASDLRNLVHIKSIILRNNSFTGIIPEGIGEMKELEMLDFGHNNFNAPLPHDLVDNLSLTILLLDNNRLLVDLSPEIHQLKTLSEFQADENHLSNAAKGSSRNMGSFTWNDAQTESTISRRQLQQVSARHESPYLRGRFFLPVPSPSEFINDPPIAQPPPPSLNEPPIVVPSPAAPSPSNSDVNATLPSPQHQPNASSPSPNASTSNPLLVPPPPLSTNSPKKSSSSNHGAKIGGAIGGALFLVFAIGGIYYCKFNKATVKPWATGLSGQLQKAFITGVPKLKRSELEAGCEDFSNVIGSSPIGTLYKGTLSSGVEIAVASVAVTSSKDWPKNLEVHFRKKIETLSKVNHKNFINLIGYCEENEPFTRMLVFEYAPNGTLFEHLHIKESEHLDWGMRLRIAMGMAYCLEHMHQLDPPITHNNLTSSAVSLTEDYASKISDFSFSNVITATEMEGTSKFLDAPTALPESNVYSFGVLLFEMVTGRLPYSVDNNSLEDWAADYLRGDQPLKDMVDPTLDSFEDEKLESIGNLIKSCVKPDPKHRPLMGEVSARLKEITGLNHDAVIPKLSPLWWAELEILSTDAV from the exons ATGGAAAAAAAGAACTGGAAATTTAGTAGATTTGGAGTTCTGATACTGTTCTTGCTCTGCCagaacttgattttatgttacTCTCTGCATGATGAAG GGTTAGCTTTGTTGAAgtttaaagagaaaataaagAGTGATCCTTTTGGTGGTTTAAAGAACTGGAAAAATGATAAAGATGGAGTCTTGGATCATTGTTCTTGGTTTGGAGTTGAATGTTCTGAAGGCAAAGTTATTATGTT GAACTTAAAAGATCTTTGTCTTGGAGGAACACTAGCATCCGATCTAAGAAACCTTGTGCATATAAAGTCTAT TATTCTGCGGAACAATTCTTTTACGGGTATTATTCCGGAAGGCATTGGAGAAATGAAGGAGTTGGAGATGCTAGATTTTGGCCACAACAACTTCAACGCCCCGCTGCCACACGATCTTGTCGATAATCTGTCTTTAACAATACT TCTGCTGGACAACAATAGGCTTCTAGTTGACTTGTCACCTGAAATTCATCAACTGAAGACACTTTCTGAATTTCAAGCAGATGAAAACCATCTTTCTAATGCAGCTAAAGGATCCTCTCGCAATATGGGATCTTTTACATG GAATGATGCGCAAACGGAAAGTACAATTTCCAGGCGACAGCTGCAACAAGTAAGTGCCCGTCACGAGTCACCGTACTTACGAGGCCGTTTTTTCCTTCCGGTACCATCACCTTCTGAATTTATAAATGATCCACCGATAGCTCAACCACCACCTCCATCTCTAAATGAGCCACCTATAGTTGTACCGTCACCAGCTGCACCTTCACCTTCAAACTCTGATGTAAATGCTACTCTTCCATCACCTCAACACCAGCCAAATGCCTCCTCTCCTTCTCCAAATGCTTCTACTTCAAATCCGTTATTAGTTCCACCTCCTCCATTGTCCACAAATAGTCCTAaaaaatcatcatcatcaaatcATGGTGCAAAAATTGGTGGAGCCATAGGAGGCGCCTTATTTCTCGTCTTTGCCATTGGTGGCATCTACTACTGTAAATTtaataaggctactgtcaaacCTTGGGCCACAGGATTGAGTGGACAGCTTCAGAAAGCATTTATAACCG GTGTACCAAAGCTCAAGAGGTCAGAGCTTGAAGCCGGTTGTGAAGATTTTAGTAACGTAATTGGTTCGTCACCTATTGGAACACTGTATAAAGGAACATTGTCCAGTGGAGTAGAAATAGCTGTAGCCTCTGTTGCAGTAACATCTTCCAAGGATTGGCCAAAGAACTTAGAAGTTCACTTCAGAAAGAAG ATTGAGACATTATCAAAAGTGAACCACAAGAATTTCATCAACCTTATTGGATACTGTGAAGAGAATGAGCCTTTTACGAGAATGCTGGTTTTTGAATATGCTCCAAATGGGACACTTTTCGAGCATTTACACA TTAAAGAATCGGAGCATCTCGACTGGGGAATGCGGCTAAGGATTGCAATGGGCATGGCATACTGCCTCGAGCATATGCACCAGCTAGACCCTCCAATAACTCACAACAATCTGACATCTTCAGCTGTCTCTCTCACCGAAGATTACGCGTCGAAAATATCAGATTTCAGTTTTTCGAACGTCATAACTGCAACTGAAATGGAGGGAACAAGCAAGTTCTTAGATGCTCCGACAGCACTTCCAGAAAGTAACGTCTATAGCTTCGGAGTGCTATTATTCGAAATGGTAACAGGTCGACTACCGTACTCGGTAGACAATAACTCACTTGAAGATTGGGCAGCAGACTATTTGAGAGGAGATCAACCCCTTAAAGACATGGTTGATCCTACGCTCGACTCCTTCGAAGACGAGAAGCTCGAGAGTATTGGCAATTTGATAAAATCTTGCGTGAAACCGGACCCAAAACATAGACCACTAATGGGAGAAGTCAGTGCAAGATTAAAGGAGATTACAGGACTAAACCATGACGCAGTGATCCCGAAACTATCTCCTCTTTGGTGGGCAGAGCTTGAAATTTTGTCGACAGATGCTGTCTAA
- the LOC126659919 gene encoding inactive receptor-like serine/threonine-protein kinase At2g40270 isoform X1 — protein sequence MEKKNWKFSRFGVLILFLLCQNLILCYSLHDEGLALLKFKEKIKSDPFGGLKNWKNDKDGVLDHCSWFGVECSEGKVIMLNLKDLCLGGTLASDLRNLVHIKSIILRNNSFTGIIPEGIGEMKELEMLDFGHNNFNAPLPHDLVDNLSLTILLLDNNRLLVDLSPEIHQLKTLSEFQADENHLSNAAKGSSRNMGSFTWNDAQTESTISRRQLQQVSARHESPYLRGRFFLPVPSPSEFINDPPIAQPPPPSLNEPPIVVPSPAAPSPSNSDVNATLPSPQHQPNASSPSPNASTSNPLLVPPPPLSTNSPKKSSSSNHGAKIGGAIGGALFLVFAIGGIYYCKFNKATVKPWATGLSGQLQKAFITEFIPGVPKLKRSELEAGCEDFSNVIGSSPIGTLYKGTLSSGVEIAVASVAVTSSKDWPKNLEVHFRKKIETLSKVNHKNFINLIGYCEENEPFTRMLVFEYAPNGTLFEHLHIKESEHLDWGMRLRIAMGMAYCLEHMHQLDPPITHNNLTSSAVSLTEDYASKISDFSFSNVITATEMEGTSKFLDAPTALPESNVYSFGVLLFEMVTGRLPYSVDNNSLEDWAADYLRGDQPLKDMVDPTLDSFEDEKLESIGNLIKSCVKPDPKHRPLMGEVSARLKEITGLNHDAVIPKLSPLWWAELEILSTDAV from the exons ATGGAAAAAAAGAACTGGAAATTTAGTAGATTTGGAGTTCTGATACTGTTCTTGCTCTGCCagaacttgattttatgttacTCTCTGCATGATGAAG GGTTAGCTTTGTTGAAgtttaaagagaaaataaagAGTGATCCTTTTGGTGGTTTAAAGAACTGGAAAAATGATAAAGATGGAGTCTTGGATCATTGTTCTTGGTTTGGAGTTGAATGTTCTGAAGGCAAAGTTATTATGTT GAACTTAAAAGATCTTTGTCTTGGAGGAACACTAGCATCCGATCTAAGAAACCTTGTGCATATAAAGTCTAT TATTCTGCGGAACAATTCTTTTACGGGTATTATTCCGGAAGGCATTGGAGAAATGAAGGAGTTGGAGATGCTAGATTTTGGCCACAACAACTTCAACGCCCCGCTGCCACACGATCTTGTCGATAATCTGTCTTTAACAATACT TCTGCTGGACAACAATAGGCTTCTAGTTGACTTGTCACCTGAAATTCATCAACTGAAGACACTTTCTGAATTTCAAGCAGATGAAAACCATCTTTCTAATGCAGCTAAAGGATCCTCTCGCAATATGGGATCTTTTACATG GAATGATGCGCAAACGGAAAGTACAATTTCCAGGCGACAGCTGCAACAAGTAAGTGCCCGTCACGAGTCACCGTACTTACGAGGCCGTTTTTTCCTTCCGGTACCATCACCTTCTGAATTTATAAATGATCCACCGATAGCTCAACCACCACCTCCATCTCTAAATGAGCCACCTATAGTTGTACCGTCACCAGCTGCACCTTCACCTTCAAACTCTGATGTAAATGCTACTCTTCCATCACCTCAACACCAGCCAAATGCCTCCTCTCCTTCTCCAAATGCTTCTACTTCAAATCCGTTATTAGTTCCACCTCCTCCATTGTCCACAAATAGTCCTAaaaaatcatcatcatcaaatcATGGTGCAAAAATTGGTGGAGCCATAGGAGGCGCCTTATTTCTCGTCTTTGCCATTGGTGGCATCTACTACTGTAAATTtaataaggctactgtcaaacCTTGGGCCACAGGATTGAGTGGACAGCTTCAGAAAGCATTTATAACCG AGTTCATTCCAGGTGTACCAAAGCTCAAGAGGTCAGAGCTTGAAGCCGGTTGTGAAGATTTTAGTAACGTAATTGGTTCGTCACCTATTGGAACACTGTATAAAGGAACATTGTCCAGTGGAGTAGAAATAGCTGTAGCCTCTGTTGCAGTAACATCTTCCAAGGATTGGCCAAAGAACTTAGAAGTTCACTTCAGAAAGAAG ATTGAGACATTATCAAAAGTGAACCACAAGAATTTCATCAACCTTATTGGATACTGTGAAGAGAATGAGCCTTTTACGAGAATGCTGGTTTTTGAATATGCTCCAAATGGGACACTTTTCGAGCATTTACACA TTAAAGAATCGGAGCATCTCGACTGGGGAATGCGGCTAAGGATTGCAATGGGCATGGCATACTGCCTCGAGCATATGCACCAGCTAGACCCTCCAATAACTCACAACAATCTGACATCTTCAGCTGTCTCTCTCACCGAAGATTACGCGTCGAAAATATCAGATTTCAGTTTTTCGAACGTCATAACTGCAACTGAAATGGAGGGAACAAGCAAGTTCTTAGATGCTCCGACAGCACTTCCAGAAAGTAACGTCTATAGCTTCGGAGTGCTATTATTCGAAATGGTAACAGGTCGACTACCGTACTCGGTAGACAATAACTCACTTGAAGATTGGGCAGCAGACTATTTGAGAGGAGATCAACCCCTTAAAGACATGGTTGATCCTACGCTCGACTCCTTCGAAGACGAGAAGCTCGAGAGTATTGGCAATTTGATAAAATCTTGCGTGAAACCGGACCCAAAACATAGACCACTAATGGGAGAAGTCAGTGCAAGATTAAAGGAGATTACAGGACTAAACCATGACGCAGTGATCCCGAAACTATCTCCTCTTTGGTGGGCAGAGCTTGAAATTTTGTCGACAGATGCTGTCTAA